GACGATGATGCCGCCGACCGATGTGCCGTGTCCGCCCATGTATTTGGTCAACGAATGCACGACGATGTCCGCGCCGGACTGGAAAGGCTTCATCAAGACCGGCGTGGGCACGGTGTTATCGGCGATAACCGGAACACCGTGCCGGTGCGCCATCGCACAAATGGCTTCCATGTCCGGGATATTGCCCGCCGGATTGCCCAGCGATTCGCAGAATACCGCCGAAGTTTTTTTGTCGATCAGCGGCTCGAGGCTCGCCGGATTATCGTCCTTGGCGAAACGCACTTCGATCCCCAATTTCGGCAGCATGTGTGCGAACAGCGTATAAGTTCCGCCGTATAGCAGCGGCACGCTGACGATGTTGTTGCCCATCTCGGCGATATTGATCACCGCATAATGAATCGCCGCTTGGCCCGAGCTGAGCGCCAGCGCCGCAACTCCGCCTTCGAGCGCCGCCACCCGCTGTTCCAGCACATCGTTGGTCGGGTTCATGATGCGCGTATAAATGTTGCCCGGCACGGCCAGATTGAACAAATCCGCGCCGTGCTGCGCATTGTCGAATTCGTAGGCGACGGTCTGATAAATAGGAACCGCCACCGCTTTGGTGGTGGGGTCGGTGTGATAGCCCGCGTGGATAGCGATTGTTTCGTCTTTCATGCCATTCTCCTGTGCGTGAACCTCAAGAAATAGCGAGGAGTTTAGCAGGTTTGCCGTATTTCATCGTGCATGCGCTGCAAGCGTTGGCATGGCAGGGCGTTGTTTTCAATCAACCGGTTGTGCGCTCAATCGTCATTTTTCCGTTCGACATGTTCCTGCAAACCGGTTTCGCGGATGGTTTGCCGGTCGTAAATGCGCTGCCCGATTGGCACTTCGTAGCCTTTTCCCTTGATCAGAATCGCGCCCACCGGGCAAATCGTTGCGGCCAGATCGGTGACTGCCATCGTGCTGTCGGCCAGCTTCCCGCTCGGGGTATTGACGATCAGGTGCGCATTCGTGCCGCGTCCGGCGATGGCGAAGACATTTTTTTGATCCACGTCGCGGCTGGCGCGCACGCACAAATCGCACAGAATGCAGCGGCTGCGGTCGAGCAGGATATCGGGGTGCGAGGCGTCGATCTCGCGGCGTTGATAAAACTGCGCGAAGTGATCGTCGAGCATGCCGAGGTGATAAGCCATCGCTTGCAATTTGCAGTTGCCGGTTTTCTCGCATGACGGGCAAATGTGGTTGCCTTCGACGAACAGCATCTGCGTGATCGCTTTGCGCGCTTCGTTCAATTCCGGCGTGTTATTGCGGATTTCCTGCCCCGCTGCTGCCGCTGTGATACACGCGGCGGCGCTGCGGTTGCCAATTTCCACCACGCACAGGCGGCAATTGCCGCTCGGCGGCAGGCCGGGGTAGTGGCACAGATGCGGGATGTAGATTCCGGCTGCCAATGCTGCATCCATGATGGTTTGGCCCGGCGTGAACGGGATTTCCTCGCCATCGATACGGATTGTGTCAGGGCCGGTGGTCATTATCCAAATGCGCGCCAGCATCGTCGCGATGTGTGATGCGCCGTGCGCTGGCCAGCGCTTGACCAAGATCGAAGCGCGCGGTGAAGTGCGGTTGCAAATGCGGGGAGAAGGTTTGGGGAAATTTCCGCAGGCCGTCCAGCACATGGTTGGCGGCTGTGTGTCCCAGGCCGCAATGCGATTGGTGCTGCACGATGCGGCCGAGCTGTTGCAATTCATCGATGCCGGCTGCTGTGCTGCGGCCAGCGGCGATGTTATCCAGCGTGTTTTTCAACAATTGCGTGCCGACCCGGCAGGGTGTGCAGAAGCCGCAGCTTTCGTGCGCGAAGAACTGCGCGAAGTTGCGGTGAACTGCGAGCAAATCGCGCTGCGATCGGAATACCAGCAACGATCCGCCGGTGGCGGCATCGTCGAAAGCAATGGTGCGTCCGAATTCCGCCGGGCTGAGCAATGTTCCGGCGGGACCGCCGGTTTGCACCGCTTGCACATCCGTGGCGCTGCAATCGTCCAGCACTTGCTGGATCGTCACACCAAACGGATATTCGTAAATTCCCGGTTTTCCGCAATCGCCGCTGATGCTGAGGATTTTGCTGCCCGCCGACGACGGTGTGCCCGCCGCTTTGAACCAAGCGCTGCCGCGTGCGGCGATGTGCGCCGCGGCGATGAACGTCTCGACGTTATTGACCACGGTCGGTTGCCCAAGGTAGCCGTGCGTGACGGGAAACGGCGGACGGATGCGCGGAATGCCGGGCTTGCCTTCGAGCGATTCGATCAGCGCCGATTCCTCGCCGCAAATATACGCACCGGCGCCGATGACGATATCAATGTCAAAATCAAACTCCGCTTGCCCGAGAATCCTTTCGCCCAACAATCCTTGCTTGCGGTGCTGATCCAACCGCGCTTGCAGGTGCGGCAGCAAATAGCGGTATTCGCCGCGCAGATAGACAAAGCCTTTTTGCGCGCCGATGACAAACGCGCACAGCGCCATGCCCTCGAACAAAGCATCGGCGTATTCGTGCAACAGCAGGCGATCCTTGAACGTGCCGGGTTCGCCCTCGTCGGCGTTGCAGACGACGTAGCGTGTTGCGCCGGGTGCTTCACGGCACAATTGCCAT
The nucleotide sequence above comes from Gammaproteobacteria bacterium. Encoded proteins:
- a CDS encoding aminotransferase class I/II-fold pyridoxal phosphate-dependent enzyme is translated as MKDETIAIHAGYHTDPTTKAVAVPIYQTVAYEFDNAQHGADLFNLAVPGNIYTRIMNPTNDVLEQRVAALEGGVAALALSSGQAAIHYAVINIAEMGNNIVSVPLLYGGTYTLFAHMLPKLGIEVRFAKDDNPASLEPLIDKKTSAVFCESLGNPAGNIPDMEAICAMAHRHGVPVIADNTVPTPVLMKPFQSGADIVVHSLTKYMGGHGTSVGGIIVDSGNFPWPDHAERFPMLNNPEPAYHGVIYTQEFGPAAYVGRVRTVALRNTGSAMSPMNAFFFLQGIETLSLRMERHTENALKVAQYLERHPAVAWVRYAGLPSSEYYQLAQKYMQGRPSALMTFGIKGGFEAGVKFYDALKLFKRLVNIGDAKSLAAHPASTTHRQLTEPELAAAGVTQDMIRLCIGIENIDDILADLEQALAASRI
- a CDS encoding (2Fe-2S)-binding protein produces the protein MTTGPDTIRIDGEEIPFTPGQTIMDAALAAGIYIPHLCHYPGLPPSGNCRLCVVEIGNRSAAACITAAAAGQEIRNNTPELNEARKAITQMLFVEGNHICPSCEKTGNCKLQAMAYHLGMLDDHFAQFYQRREIDASHPDILLDRSRCILCDLCVRASRDVDQKNVFAIAGRGTNAHLIVNTPSGKLADSTMAVTDLAATICPVGAILIKGKGYEVPIGQRIYDRQTIRETGLQEHVERKNDD
- a CDS encoding NAD(P)H-dependent oxidoreductase subunit E, whose translation is MMNCSSSFAREHLLHRLHAIQQQHRYIPPHAMQQAATEFNVPLSQVAAVVAFYSFFSTQPRGRFDILFSNCTSCGYLTGEQNLLQMLCKQLQVTPGKTRADGLVSIDETSCIGLCDQGASLLINGFPVTGLNAAKLAQIAQLITDEIPLRQWPGTWFDIPDTIHRRDLLLTEHLFPGAALQQAFQHGASETLAIIQQSGLRGRGGAGFDTGKKWQLCREAPGATRYVVCNADEGEPGTFKDRLLLHEYADALFEGMALCAFVIGAQKGFVYLRGEYRYLLPHLQARLDQHRKQGLLGERILGQAEFDFDIDIVIGAGAYICGEESALIESLEGKPGIPRIRPPFPVTHGYLGQPTVVNNVETFIAAAHIAARGSAWFKAAGTPSSAGSKILSISGDCGKPGIYEYPFGVTIQQVLDDCSATDVQAVQTGGPAGTLLSPAEFGRTIAFDDAATGGSLLVFRSQRDLLAVHRNFAQFFAHESCGFCTPCRVGTQLLKNTLDNIAAGRSTAAGIDELQQLGRIVQHQSHCGLGHTAANHVLDGLRKFPQTFSPHLQPHFTARFDLGQALASARRITHRDDAGAHLDNDHRP